The following proteins come from a genomic window of Taeniopygia guttata chromosome 25, bTaeGut7.mat, whole genome shotgun sequence:
- the LOC140680541 gene encoding LOW QUALITY PROTEIN: sacsin-like (The sequence of the model RefSeq protein was modified relative to this genomic sequence to represent the inferred CDS: deleted 2 bases in 2 codons; substituted 1 base at 1 genomic stop codon) — protein sequence MTGIRESAKAPSGRCRGIAPNSQQRCWPGRRLDGERDSPVAAAMAARMRETIPTIFDPNGTRLSKHIPRAGSPGIRLDFSSRPRILRVFAEQFQPYNGIFGCCLPEPGPFPGSLFRLPFRTEEEAVTSQICSEAFGAERIQSLGTAFLGSNRLLLLFLKNVRELSLEMLPDTATSTEDTMPLAMLQRKEIRGLGSPGDPPSWAAIEQLSACEEESRTVWHYLVLVCQGDGELLELFHQNTQAGLHPPLPMAGVALPLAPAKDGKWVPRLDAEKGQVFCHLPMPVISGLPIHMHGAFSILSNRKGLWDTAERGKWNRVLLHNAVPAAWLRALDHLRAMHEAGELKNYEYHVFWPDISTARYPFTEAVTGFYQAVAARSGPRLFSDGHSWCSLQDARFLHQTVERHPKLGTVAQRVFAITVPHPLLAVALPGKVQEGLGKALDAGTYDWKRFLCELVLPNLENLPDVDRNLLLLHALDMSHEDVDKVLQTVPCIPATPHGHLQFIYHLVHPRGRAAPFYSPEDGRFPTGHAFLERLSQLERLGMVKNTVALPELLERAKTVQLLWTKNGAQGCQRAACILELLQDAVKRTNDTLQATFQTVPFLPAVLRNGKLVLLPAAQLYHHLHNPLVGLTKPILAPKMLGKNFSLSEEVASFLGLDRQISSAQVLEQLRALRHFSNTLLXETLQYSTNCCYKHLNMMLQEQHSGRDEVASAVDSGEPFILMGSHFVPVTAVAEKLSFEAAPYLYQLQEQYKPYRELWECVGLRHTFTWNDYAQVLCTLAKTRAGKPLPATELDLALRLVSCGLMEDGTQPDACHTQQLFLPDEEGILHPWDKLYFNDAPWMPLDRDVLLCHKQLSRDAALRCGVATIRHRALERSELITDHLSLWAQPFGAHEDLPTRLKNILKEYSESAPDMVKEVLQSADDAGAGLVHFVWDRRQHPAKATFSEKWNILQGPALCIYNDRPFQEHDIEGIQRLGVGGKQGRQDVTGKYGLGFNTVYHFTDCPAFLTADSTLCVSDPHLYYMPTATTAKPGSMFAVDTDFKKNFPDIYDTFLPSFFNLKQGVLFRLPLRTAAEAAKSRVSDMVVRDQDLKDMEETLAKEGEDLVLFLRHVNTIIFSEIPPAGKELVQKLRVSTKVTEEDAKLRQDFQARLSKAVDGNSPTSFSCTMKVKNSMAKTTSLWRVVAQIGVQGGAEESPVLKWLPYGAVAARLEPLNRVTGRAFCTLPLPLNTGLPVHINANFSVDAARCSLHWDKGGTEATWNDFLLRRLVAPLYCYFLTRQWKALEPEKLQYRSLKLCQQHLDLHLLQFFPVTKRVLPVFQGMVREVYKHISHARLPLVPVYHRKSSDTVRITWASPGGSDMLTEPYFLKEKSQPEVQEVLQQLNMKLVPAFTHLQQIREEFVEAQVNAVVLGPASLRCFLKALALPVPCRLAETPLRTPESCFYLLQYLTGWNRHSQGTHREGGKADLEGLPLLATEDGLLNAFSIHHPVFKNSFAHLFPKHIHRFAQNCIPEWIPPCFVKELDLPEATPLIQEALGQLEWTREGENWLKELWTFFDRMVPSRTSEVDMESFVNHLQNMAVLPTQGSKTDSKHLLPLSSLSKVLFECHSEVEKVLHKLGIPVLQQSLLPWRFAYCCLKPRALQVTDPRAVVAHLADTRADLCWGDLGEQDVSALLRFVQQGELDSRALEQLQYLPLFQKFGGGYVAVAPYRKVLLLCRQFPPVPSSAQTLYDLDKDMLLLTPSPHHEWLAKRLKWEFTNDQELFLTVVLPRLPQLTQQDLLEAVCLFFVLQPNCSTQSVDAIVAAFQKVAFIPDAHRTLRLASYFYHDMPSFHTLRLQNCFVPKSFFNKLPSNCKEIVDFFLKAGVRTSLSVEDFVALAEEIEREATQATCHAAELLERQQEMLKQLAVLLENPESVCFLRKIASIQFLPPLDIPPNLVNLHPPFADCTKAVALKGSVSYCKNVAELLWTSATILPESLELEERSLKAMEVLVEIPTALVVANLEHVCRAACSTQLQVSTRARVLQSMYSFLQTHLKEVDAEHLAELPMVLAKSWDMARPWQVVTSLPDEADFYPYLLTPHPNVAAFADLLQHLGVVLVPTLTHYSRVLAQIYQESHGTGSLSSSQKKTVLVATRHFFQLLREEPEPPDCSAVAELYLLSTADCLEPSHRLCFNDCVPSETARALEKTFVFMAALPVSGCNVRWLLQRLPAHLQPRALSEVTEKQLEEGSPQPCRYGSQCAAQRRLRTLLVSPWFRLGLESLLHWQTPKAMMGMEGDGGFAVEQVKVQCCKDICTVLVHSGAKVEGSSQSQVIHACLSGGAQRLLSIQHVDMVLNRQQLRVVETLAQEINNILGGQLEARALSVLREMLVCQEPQDVALVLEENSVALVHAAPEPEKRLQEEAEADPWKDPSLPTLRPLHDVRGPKGWVPYKPGSAAQHHRQGGCGSWLSSQELMALTPSVPEALRWLCQATSDLQAARNDIRHCCPNWVLFKVHQALEKALVAAVLCRGEAFAGHRGLMGMAQRLEAEEPELRGLVLDVQWLCDCGTDGKATQYPSYHPFPVTPSEAFPSVDEEEVLKRAQKVLVTLRDHVGRK from the exons ATGACGGGAATCCGTGAGAGTGCGAAAGCACCGTCCGGCAGGTGCCGGGGAATAGCTCCCAATTCGCAGCAGCGGTGCTGGCCAGGCCGGCGGCTGGACGGAGAGCGGGACTCTCCTGTCGCTGCGGcgatggcagcgcgcatgcgcgagacg attccgacaatctTTGATCCCAATGGCACCCGTCTGAGCAAGCACATCCCCAGGGCCGGCTCCCCTGGCATCCGCCTGGACTTCTCTAGCCGGCCACGCATCCTccgtgtctttgctgagcagttCCAGCCCTACAACGGTATCTTTGGTTGCTGCCTGCCTGAGCCAGGACCCTTTCCAGGGAGCCTTTTCCGCTTGCCTTTTCGCACTGAAGAGGAAGCTGTGACATCGCAGATTTGCTCTGAGGCCTTTGGTGCAGAGCGCATCCAGTCCCTTGGGACTGCTTTCCTTGGCTCTAacaggctcctgctgctcttcctgaaGAACGTGAGGGAGCTGTCTCTGGAGATGCTGCCAGACACGGCCACTTCTACAGAGGATACCATGCCTCTGGCCATGCTGCAGCGAAAGGAGATCCGAGGCTTGGGGTCCCCTGGGGATCCCCCAAGTTGGGCAGCCATTGAGCAGCTCTCAGCCTGTGAGGAGGAATCCAGGACAGTGTGGCACTACCTGGTTTTGGTGTGTCAGGGTGATGGGGAGTTGCTGGAACTGTTTCACCAGAACACACAGGCAGGACTCCATCCTCCACTTCCCATGGCTGGTGTGGCCCTTCCTCTTGCCCCTGCCAAAGATGGCAAGTGGGTGCCACGTCTGGATGCTGAGAAGGGGCAAGTTTTCTGCCACCTTCCCATGCCGGTCATCTCAGGGCTGCCAATCCACATGCACGGGGCCTTCAGCATCCTCTCAAATCGCAAAGGGCTGTGGGACACGGCAGAG CGGGGCAAGTGGAACCGAGTGCTGCTCCACAATGCCGTGCCGGCGGCCTGGCTGCGGGCACTGGACCATCTCCGTGCCATGCACGAGGCAGGTGAGTTGAAGAACTATGAGTATCATGTCTTCTGGCCAGACATTAGCACTGCCCGTTACCCCTTTACAGAGGCTGTGACTGGTTTCTACCAGGCTGTGGCAGCCAGGAGTGGCCCAAGGCTCTTTTCTGATGGCCATTCCTGGTGCTCACTGCAGGACGCCCGCTTCCTGCACCAGACTGTAGAGAGACACCCTAAGCTGGGTACTGTGGCACAGCGAGTCTTTGCCATCACCGTGCCCCATCCCCTGTTGGCTGTGGCCTTGCCTGGGAAGGTGCAGGAGGGCCTCGGGAAGGCGCTGGATGCTGGAACCTATGACTGGAAGCGCTTTCTCTGTGAGCTTGTGCTTCCCAACTTGGAAAATCTCCCTGACGTTGACCggaacctgctgctgctccatgcGCTGGATATGTCTCATGAGGATGTGGACAAAGTGCTGCAGACAgtgccctgcatccctgccaccCCTCATGGCCACCTGCAGTTCATCTATCACCTGGTGCATCCCAGAGGTCGCGCTGCCCCTTTTTACAGCCCTGAGGATGGGCGCTTCCCCACTGGGCATGCCTTCCTGGAAAGACTAAGCCAACTGGAGAGGCTGGGCATGGTGAAGAACACCGTagccctgccagagctgctggagagggcaAAGACTGTGCAGCTTCTCTGGACCAAGAAtggtgcccagggctgccagagggCTGCCTGCATCCTCGAGTTACTTCAGGATGCAGTGAAGAGAACAAACGACACCCTGCAGGCCACTTTCCAAACTGtgcccttcctccctgctgtACTACGCAATGGCAagcttgtgctgctgccagctgcccagcTCTACCATCACCTCCATAACCCACTAGTGGGACTCACCAAGCCTATCTTGGCTCCTAAAATGCTGGGGAAAAACTTCAGCCTCTCCGAGGAGGTAGCATCCTTCTTGGGGCTGGACCGGCAGATATCATCAGCTCAGGTCCTTGAGCAGCTGCGGGCACTCAGACATTTCTCCAACACTCTCCTTTAGGAGACCCTGCAGTACAGCACCAACTGCTGCTACAAGCACCTGAACATGATGCTCCAGGAACAGCACTCCGGCCGGGATGAGGTAGCTTCTGCAGTGGACTCCGGGGAGCCCTTCATCTTGATGGGCTCCCACTTTGTGCCGGTCACAGCTGTGGCTGAGAAACTGTCATTTGAGGCTGCCCCATACCTTTATCAGCTCCAAGAGCAGTACAAGCCCtacagagagctctgggagtgTGTGGGGCTGCGCCACACATTCACCTGGAATGATTATGCCCAAGTGCTCTGCACCCTGGCAAAGACACGTGCTGGAAAGCCACTGCCGGCCACGGAGCTGGATCTGGCCCTGCGGCTGGTGTCTTGTGGCTTGATGGAAGATGGCACCCAGCCAGATGCCTGCCACACCCAGCAACTCTTTCTGCCTGATGAGGAGGGCATTTTGCACCCATGGGACAAGCTCTACTTCAATGATGCACCATGGATGCCGTTGGACAGAGATGTCCTGCTGTGCCATAAACAGCTGTCCCGAGATGCAGCCCTGCGCTGTGGGGTGGCCACCATACGCCACCGAGCACTGGAGAGGAGTGAACTCATCACTGATCACCTGagcctctgggcacagccatTTGGTGCCCACGAAGATTTGCCAACACGACTGAAGAACATCTTGAAGGAGTACTCTGAGTCCGCTCCTGATATGGTCAAGGAGGTGCTCCAGAGTGCGGATGATGCTGGTGCGGGGCTTGTGCACTTTGTGTGGGACCGCCGGCAGCACCCAGCAAAGGCCACTTTTAGTGAGAAATGGAACAtcctgcagggccctgccctCTGCATCTACAACGACCGCCCCTTCCAGGAGCATGACATTGAAGGCATTCAGCGTCTGGGGGTGGGTGGCAAGCAAGGCCGGCAGGATGTCACAGGCAAATATGGCCTTGGCTTCAACACTGTCTACCACTTTACTGACTGCCCAGCCTTCCTGACTGCAGACAGTACCCTGTGTGTCTCTGATCCCCATCTCTACTACATGCCCACAGCCACAACTGCGAAGCCTGGTAGCATGTTTGCTGTTGACACTGACTTCAAGAAAAATTTTCCAGACATTTATGACACCTTCCTACCATCCTTCTTCAACCTGAAACAGGGCGTCCTTTTCCGGCTGCCGCTCCGCactgcagctgaggctgccaAGTCCAGGGTGTCTGACATGGTTGTGCGAGACCAAGATCTCAAGGACATGGAAGAAACACTGGCTAAGGAAGGTGAGGACTTGGTGCTCTTCCTCCGGCATGTCAACACCATCATCTTCTCTGAGATCCCCCCAGCTGGGAAAGAGTTGGTGCAGAAGCTGCGGGTGAGCACGAAGGTCACGGAGGAAGATGCAAAGTTGAGACAGGATTTTCAAGCAAGATTAAGCAAAGCTGTGGATGGGAACAGCCCCACCTCTTTCTCCTGTACCATGAAAGTCAAAAATAGCATGGCTAAGACCACAAGTTTGTGGAGGGTGGTCGCACAAATTGGGGTGCAAGGTGGGGCTGAGGAGTCTCCGGTGCTTAAATGGCTGCCCTatggggctgtggctgcccgCCTGGAGCCTCTGAACCGAGTCACAGGCAGAGCCTTCTGCACCCTCCCACTGCCCTTGAACACTGGGCTGCCTGTGCACATCAATGCTAACTTCTCTGTGGATGCGGCCAGGTGCAGTCTCCACTGGGACAAAGGCGGCACAGAGGCAACCTGGAATGACTTCTTGCTCCGGCGCTTGGTGGCTCCACTCTACTGTTACTTTCTCACCAGGCAGTGGAAAGCCCTGGAGCCAGAAAAGCTGCAGTACAGGTCCCTGAaactctgccagcagcacctggactTGCACTTGCTCCAGTTTTTCCCTGTTACAAAAAGAGTGTTACCTGTCTTCCAGGGCATGGTGAGAGAGGTCTACAAGCACATCAGTCATGCACGCCTGCCCCTGGTGCCTGTGTACCACAGGAAGTCATCTGACACGGTGAGAATAACATGGGCATCTCCAGGTGGATCGGACATGCTAACAGAGCCATACTTCCTCAAGGAGAAGTCTCAGCCAGAAGTCCAGGAAGTGCTGCAGCAACTGAACATGAAACTGGTTCCAGCATTCACCCACCTGCAGCAGATCCGCGAGGAGTTCGTTGAAGCCCAGGTGAATGCTGTGGTCTTAGGGCCAGCCTCTCTCCGGTGCTTCCTCAAggccctggctctgcctgtgccctgcaggcTGGCTGAGACACCCCTGAGGACCCCAGAGAGCTGCTTCTACCTGCTGCAGTACTTAACAGGATGGAACAGGCACTCCCAAGGTACTCACAGGGAAGGGGGCAAGGCAGACCTGGAAGGCCTGCCCTTGCTGGCCACAGAAGATGGTCTTCTGAATGCTTTCAGCATCCACCACCCTGTCTTCAAGAACTCCTTTGCCCACCTCTTCCCCAAGCACATCCACCGTTTTGCCCAAAATTGTATTCCTGAATGGATCCCACCTTGCTTTGTGAAGGAGCTTGACCTCCCAGAGGCCACACCACTCATCCAGGAGGCATTGGGTCAGCTGGAGTGGACCAGAGAGGGGGAAAACTGGCTCAAGGAGCTGTGGACCTTCTTTGACAGGATGGTTCCCTCCAGGACCTCAGAGGTGGACATGGAGTCATTCGTGAATCATCTCCAGAATATGGCAGTGCTGCCTACTCAGGGGAGTAAGACAGACTCAAAGCACCTATTGCCACTATCGTCTCTCTCCAAGGTTCTTTTTGAGTGTCACTCTGAAGTGGAAAAGGTGCTGCACAAACTGGgcatccctgtgctccagcagtccctgctgccctggagaTTTGCTTACTGTTGCCTGAAGCCAAGGGCACTGCAGGTTACAGATCCCAGGGCTGTAGTGGCTCATCTGGCAGACACAAGAGCTGATCTGTgctggggggatttaggggagcAGGACGTGTCAGCCCTGCTAAGGTTTGtccagcagggagagctggattCACGtgcactggagcagctccagtATCTGCCTCTCTTCCAGAAGTTTGGGGGGGGCTACGTAGCTGTGGCTCCCTACCGCAAGGTGCTGTTACTCTGCAGACAGTTCCCGCCAGTGCCCTCGAGTGCCCAAACCCTGTACGACTTGGACAAAGACATGCTGCTTCTCACACCAAGCCCGCACCACGAATGGCTGGCCAAGCGTTTGAAGTGGGAGTTCACCAATGATCAGGAGCTCTTCCTGACTGTGGTACTTCCCCGGCTGCCCCAGCTCACACAGCAAGACCTCCTGGAAGCTGTATGCTTGTTCTTTGTCCTGCAACCCAACTGTTCCACTCAGAGTGTGGACGCTATTGTGGCAGCTTTTCAGAAGGTGGCCTTTATACCAGATGCCCACAGAACACTGCGCCTGGCCTCCTACTTCTACCATGACATGCCCTCCTTCCACACCCTGCGGCTCCAAAACTGCTTTGTGCCTAAGTCTTTCTTTAATAAGCTACCTTCGAACTGCAAAGAAATTGTGGATTTCTTCCTTAAGGCAGGTGTCCGCACCAGCCTCTCTGTAGAGGACTTTGTGGCACTGGCTGAGGAGATAGAGCGTGAAGCCACTCAGGCTACATGCCATGCTGCAGAACTGCTGGAGCGACAGCAGGAGATGCTCAAGCAACTTGCAGTCTTGTTGGAAAATCCTGAGTCAGTGTGTTTCCTGAGGAAAATTGCCTCAATCCAATTCCTGCCTCCACTGGATATCCCCCCAAACTTGGTGAACCTCCACCCTCCTTTTGCAGACTGCACCAAGGCCGTGGCTCTGAAAGGCAGCGTTTCCTACTGCAAAAATGTGGCTGAGCTCCTGTGGACATCAGCCACCATCCTGCCAGAATCCCTTGAACTTGAGGAGAGGTCCCTGAAGGCCATGGAAGTCCTTGTAGAGATACCCACTGCCCTGGTGGTGGCCAACCTGGAGCATGTGTGCAGGGCAGCCTGCTCGACACAACTGCAGGTAAGCACACGGGCCAGAGTGCTCCAGAGCATGTACAGCTTCCTGCAGACTCATCTGAAGGAGGTGGACGCAGAGCACCTGGCTGAGCTGCCCATGGTGCTGGCCAAGTCATGGGACATGGCCAGGCCATGGCAGGTGGTGACATCCCTCCCAGACGAGGCTGACTTTTACCCCTACCTCCTCACGCCTCACCCCAACGTGGCTGCCTTTGCAGATCTCCTGCAACACCTTGGCGTCGTCCTGGTCCCCACACTGACTCACTACAGCCGTGTCCTGGCCCAAATCTACCAGGAGAGCCATGGCACTGGAAGCCTTTCCAGTAGCCAGAAGAAGACAGTCCTGGTGGCCACACGGCatttcttccagctgctgcGGGAGGAACCGGAG CCCCCCGattgctctgctgtggctgagctgtatctgctgagcactgctgacTGCCTGGAGCCATCCCACAGACTGTGCTTCAATGACTGTGTGCCCTCAGAGACCGCTCGGGCCCTAGAGAAGACCTTTGTGTTCATGGCTGCACTGCCAGTGTCTGGCTGTAATGTCAGGTGGCTGCTGCAAAGGCTGCCAGCACACCTGCAGCCACGGGCGCTCTCAGAGgtgacagagaagcagctggaggagggtAGTCCTCAGCCATGTCGTTACGGCTCTCAGTGCGCTGCGCAGAGGCGTCTCCGGACGCTGCTGGTATCCCCGTGGTTTAGGCTGGGGCTGGAGTCCCTGCTGCATTGGCAGACCCCCAAGGCAATGATGGGAATGGAGGGGGATGGTGGCTTTGCAGTGGAGCAGGTGAAAGTGCAGTGCTGCAAGGACatctgcactgtgctggtgcACAGCGGGGCAAAGgtggagggcagctcccagtcACAAGTTATTCATGCGTGCCTGTCTGGTGGTGCTCAGCGGCTCCTCTCCATCCAGCATGTAGACATGGTGCTGAACCGGCAGCAACTGAGGGTCGtggagacactggcacaggagaTCAATAACATCCTGGGTGGGCAGCTGGAGGCACGCGCTTTGTCCGTGCTGCGTGAAATGCTGGTCTGCCAGGAGCCACAGGACGTGGCCTTGGTTCTGGAGGAGAACAGTGTGGCACTGGTGCATGCTGCACCAGAGCCAGAGaaaaggctgcaggaggaggctgaaGCTGATCCATGGAAGGATCCCAGCCTGCCAACCTTGAGGCCTCTGCATGATGTCAGGGGGCCAAAGGGGTGGGTCCCATACaaacctggcagtgctgcccagcaccacagacagggaggctgtggctcctggctgagcagccaggagctcaTGGCCCTGACTCCATCCGTCCCCGAGGCCCTGCGTTGGCTGTGTCAGGCCACGAGTGACCTGCAGGCAGCCCGCAATGACATCCGGCACTGCTGCCCCAACTGGGTGCTCTTCAAAGTGCACCAGGCCCTGGAGAAGGCACTGGTGGCTGCTGTGCTTTGCCGTGGTGAAGCTTTTGCGGGCCATAGAGGGCTGATGGGTATGGCCCAAAGGCTGGAGGCGGAGGAGCCGGAGCTGAGGGGCCTTGTCCTGGACGTGCAGTGGCTGTGTGACTGTGGTACGGACGGCAAGGCCACACAGTACCCGAGTTACCATCCCTTTCCCGTGACCCCCAGTGAGGCCTTCCCCAGCGTGGATGAGGAGGAGGTCCTGAAGCGGGCACAAAAAGTGCTAGTAACACTGAGGGACCATGTGGGCAGAAAGTGA